A window from Azoarcus sp. DD4 encodes these proteins:
- a CDS encoding TSUP family transporter: protein METDFLFLALGLAAFCAGFVDAVVGGGGLIQIPALFAAFPAASPATLFGTNKLASIVGTTSAAIQYSRRVSIPWRVALPGAIAALVGSWYGAKAVAYLPPTVLRPLILLLLILVAIYTFLRKDLGTVSTEPEHGRRSTAIALGIGAVIGFYDGFFGPGTGSFLIFLFIRLLGMDFLRASVTAKILNVATNLAAIGFFATNVDLLWKLAGVMALCNLSGAVLGSRVALRHGAGFVRKMFLVVVSVLIAKLAYDTFFA from the coding sequence ATGGAAACCGACTTCCTTTTTCTAGCCTTGGGACTGGCCGCATTCTGCGCGGGCTTCGTCGACGCGGTTGTCGGCGGCGGCGGCTTGATACAAATACCGGCGCTGTTCGCCGCCTTTCCAGCAGCGTCGCCGGCGACGCTGTTCGGTACCAACAAGTTGGCGAGCATCGTCGGGACCACGAGTGCTGCGATCCAGTATTCACGCCGGGTCAGCATCCCGTGGCGGGTTGCTTTGCCGGGTGCCATCGCCGCCCTGGTGGGATCCTGGTACGGCGCGAAGGCGGTGGCGTATCTGCCGCCCACGGTGCTGCGTCCGTTGATCCTGTTGCTGTTGATCCTCGTCGCGATCTACACCTTCTTGCGTAAGGATCTCGGTACGGTTTCGACGGAGCCAGAGCATGGTCGTCGATCGACTGCGATCGCGCTGGGTATCGGTGCGGTCATCGGTTTCTATGACGGGTTCTTCGGGCCTGGCACCGGCAGTTTTCTGATTTTCCTTTTCATTCGCTTGCTGGGGATGGACTTCCTGCGGGCGTCGGTGACAGCGAAGATTCTCAATGTCGCCACCAACCTTGCGGCGATCGGATTCTTTGCAACCAACGTCGATTTGCTGTGGAAACTGGCTGGGGTGATGGCGCTGTGCAACTTGAGCGGCGCGGTCTTAGGCTCGCGCGTTGCCTTGAGGCATGGCGCAGGCTTCGTGCGCAAGATGTTCCTGGTCGTGGTCAGTGTTCTGATCGCCAAGCTGGCGTATGACACTTTCTTCGCGTGA
- the rsmB gene encoding 16S rRNA (cytosine(967)-C(5))-methyltransferase RsmB, which produces MPRIELPVDSLGYAFAHAAALVEIVIDGGNLTDAYERVLRAQPAWPDATRGAVRDHAWSTLRDYGRGDAVLRHLLHTPPPSFIRALLLIALHRLEQRPEQAHTIVDQAVEAARAVMPGLKGVVNGVLRNVLRQGTAVAAWCEADEAARYRHPGWWIARLRAQQPQAWEAVLAAGNLNPPMALRVNRRRAGLADVQSELQAAGIAAREIGDVGLLLAEARPVARLPGFAEGRVSVQDGGAQWAARLLDPQPGERVLDACAAPGGKSAHLLERADIDLLALELDAARAQRVDANLARLGLGATVKVADCRDIRRWWDGRPFDRILADVPCSASGVVRRHPDIKWLRRREDIASFAAQQAEIIDALWRTLRPGGTMLYATCSVFDEENKGQIARFCQQHADAERLPIDGHPDLVLLPTAEHDGFFYSLLRKVG; this is translated from the coding sequence ATGCCCCGGATCGAACTGCCGGTCGACAGCCTCGGCTATGCGTTTGCCCACGCCGCGGCTCTGGTCGAGATCGTCATCGACGGCGGTAATCTGACCGACGCGTACGAGCGCGTGCTGAGGGCGCAACCGGCGTGGCCGGATGCCACCCGTGGCGCGGTCCGCGACCATGCCTGGTCCACGCTGCGCGACTATGGGCGTGGTGACGCTGTGCTGCGACATCTGCTGCATACGCCGCCGCCGTCCTTCATCCGCGCACTCTTGCTGATCGCGCTGCACAGACTGGAACAGCGTCCGGAACAGGCTCATACCATCGTCGACCAAGCGGTGGAGGCGGCGCGTGCGGTGATGCCGGGGCTGAAAGGGGTAGTCAACGGCGTCCTCCGCAACGTGCTGCGCCAAGGCACGGCGGTCGCTGCGTGGTGTGAAGCCGACGAGGCTGCGCGGTACCGTCACCCGGGGTGGTGGATTGCCCGTCTGCGTGCACAGCAGCCGCAAGCCTGGGAGGCGGTGCTCGCCGCCGGAAACCTCAATCCGCCGATGGCGCTGCGCGTCAATCGGCGTCGCGCCGGCCTGGCCGACGTCCAGTCCGAGCTTCAGGCTGCCGGGATCGCGGCGCGCGAAATCGGCGACGTCGGCCTCCTGCTTGCAGAGGCGCGGCCTGTGGCGCGTCTGCCGGGATTCGCCGAGGGCAGGGTGTCGGTCCAGGACGGAGGGGCGCAGTGGGCGGCCCGCCTGCTCGACCCTCAGCCCGGCGAGCGTGTGCTCGATGCCTGCGCGGCACCCGGCGGCAAGAGTGCGCATCTGCTCGAGCGTGCCGACATCGATCTGCTTGCCCTCGAACTCGACGCGGCGCGGGCGCAGCGGGTAGACGCCAACCTCGCGCGCCTGGGACTTGGCGCCACGGTGAAGGTTGCCGATTGCCGCGATATCAGGCGTTGGTGGGATGGGCGACCGTTCGATCGCATTCTCGCGGACGTGCCGTGCTCGGCCTCCGGCGTAGTGCGTCGTCACCCCGATATCAAATGGCTGCGACGTCGCGAGGACATCGCCAGCTTCGCGGCCCAACAGGCTGAAATCATCGACGCGCTTTGGCGCACCTTGCGGCCGGGTGGCACAATGCTTTATGCCACCTGCTCGGTGTTCGACGAGGAAAACAAGGGGCAGATCGCTCGTTTTTGCCAACAACACGCCGATGCGGAGCGCCTGCCCATCGACGGACACCCGGACCTGGTCCTGCTGCCGACTGCCGAACATGACGGCTTCTTCTACTCCCTCCTTCGCAAGGTCGGCTAA
- a CDS encoding ATP-binding protein, whose protein sequence is MKRITLLVAAAVAGISLFLLTSASSNTGLFATSYPYLLALNGVVAVALAGLVAVQLRGLWREYKARQFGSRLKYRLMLMFALMALVPGVVIYAVSLQFVVRSIESWFDVRVDSALEGGIALGQNALDYLVGQVDSKAQDMALDLEIEGTVTPGRLNRLRELAGVGSVTVVAPNGHVVATASDGVGDWIPELPAVGQLRQARQSRSLHLVDSHPDGKLVIRVIVPIPSRSLAVEPNLLQLTQAVPETFARHAEAVQEAYRDYQQLTLGRTGLNRIYTLTLTLTLLLALLTAVAIAFVLSRRLVAPLLILAEGTQAVAQGDYSPRQALPARDELGVLTQSFNQMTRQLEDARGAADRNRAAVESARAYLESVLANLSTGVLAFAPNGTLRAANHGAMTILGDDLLGFEDIALAAWPRHIHFRDALLDGFATHEGDWHEQIELPVKDSTPLTLLIHGSRLPQATGGGLVVVFDDITRLIAAQRNAAWAEVARRLAHEIKNPLTPIQLSAERLALKLADQLDADGRDMLERSTRTIVNQVESMKNLVNAFRDYARLPAPVLTTLDLNALIREVLTLYESSAVRIRFEQASDLPPVQGDASQIRQVIHNMLQNAQDALGGQEEGTVTVITRREGERAVLLFRDDGPGFPPEVLARAFEPYFTTKARGTGLGLAMVKKIVDEHGGDVRVANRDGGGAEVRVRLRLAVTSGEL, encoded by the coding sequence ATGAAACGCATTACGCTCCTCGTCGCCGCCGCAGTGGCCGGCATCTCGCTTTTCCTGCTGACTTCGGCAAGCTCCAACACCGGTCTGTTCGCTACCAGCTATCCCTACCTCCTCGCGCTCAACGGGGTGGTCGCAGTTGCCCTGGCCGGACTGGTCGCCGTCCAGCTGCGCGGCCTGTGGCGGGAGTACAAGGCGCGTCAGTTCGGCTCCCGGCTGAAGTACCGCCTGATGCTGATGTTCGCTCTGATGGCGTTGGTGCCGGGTGTCGTGATCTACGCGGTATCGCTGCAGTTCGTGGTCCGCAGTATCGAGTCGTGGTTCGACGTCCGTGTCGATTCCGCCCTGGAGGGTGGAATCGCGCTTGGCCAGAATGCGCTTGATTATCTGGTCGGCCAGGTCGACAGCAAGGCTCAGGACATGGCACTCGATCTGGAGATCGAGGGAACCGTCACGCCCGGTCGGCTCAACAGGCTACGTGAGCTTGCCGGAGTCGGCAGCGTGACCGTCGTTGCGCCCAACGGCCACGTGGTTGCCACCGCTTCCGACGGTGTCGGTGACTGGATCCCCGAGCTGCCCGCGGTCGGGCAGTTGCGCCAGGCACGCCAGAGCCGCAGTCTGCATCTGGTCGACAGCCATCCCGACGGCAAGCTGGTGATCCGCGTGATCGTACCCATACCCAGCCGGTCGCTGGCGGTGGAACCCAATCTCCTGCAGCTCACCCAGGCGGTGCCGGAGACCTTCGCCCGTCATGCCGAGGCGGTGCAGGAGGCCTACCGCGACTACCAGCAGCTCACCTTGGGGCGAACCGGGCTCAATCGCATCTATACGCTGACGCTGACGCTGACGTTGCTGCTCGCACTGCTCACAGCCGTGGCGATCGCCTTCGTCCTCTCGCGCCGGCTGGTGGCACCCCTGCTGATCCTTGCCGAGGGTACCCAGGCGGTCGCACAGGGTGACTACAGTCCGCGCCAGGCCTTGCCGGCGCGCGACGAACTGGGCGTGCTGACGCAGTCCTTCAACCAGATGACGCGCCAGCTCGAGGACGCCCGTGGTGCCGCCGACCGCAACCGTGCCGCGGTGGAGTCGGCACGCGCTTATCTCGAGAGCGTGCTCGCCAACCTGTCCACCGGGGTGCTCGCCTTCGCGCCCAACGGCACGCTGCGTGCGGCCAACCACGGAGCGATGACCATCCTCGGCGACGACCTGCTCGGCTTCGAGGACATCGCACTGGCGGCGTGGCCGCGCCACATCCACTTCCGCGACGCGCTGCTCGACGGTTTCGCCACCCATGAGGGCGATTGGCACGAGCAGATCGAACTGCCAGTCAAGGACAGCACGCCGCTGACGCTGCTGATCCACGGTTCGCGCCTGCCGCAGGCCACCGGCGGCGGCTTGGTGGTGGTGTTCGACGATATCACCCGCCTCATCGCTGCGCAGCGCAATGCGGCCTGGGCCGAGGTCGCCCGGCGCCTGGCGCACGAGATCAAGAACCCGCTGACGCCCATCCAGCTTTCGGCCGAACGTCTTGCCCTCAAGCTCGCCGATCAGCTCGACGCCGACGGCCGCGACATGCTGGAGCGGTCGACGCGCACCATCGTGAACCAGGTCGAGTCGATGAAGAACCTCGTCAATGCCTTCCGCGACTACGCTCGCCTGCCTGCCCCGGTGCTGACCACGCTGGACCTCAACGCGCTGATCCGCGAGGTGCTGACGCTGTACGAGAGCTCGGCGGTGCGCATCCGTTTCGAACAGGCGAGCGATCTGCCGCCGGTGCAGGGCGACGCCTCGCAGATCCGACAGGTCATCCACAATATGCTGCAGAATGCACAGGATGCCCTCGGTGGACAGGAGGAGGGCACGGTCACCGTCATCACCCGCCGCGAGGGCGAACGCGCGGTGCTGCTGTTCCGCGATGACGGCCCCGGCTTTCCCCCGGAAGTCCTGGCGCGCGCCTTCGAACCCTATTTCACCACCAAGGCACGTGGCACCGGCCTCGGCCTGGCGATGGTGAAGAAAATCGTCGATGAACATGGCGGCGACGTGCGCGTTGCCAACCGCGATGGCGGTGGAGCGGAAGTCCGCGTCCGGCTGCGCCTGGCGGTAACCAGTGGTGAACTCTGA
- the trkA gene encoding Trk system potassium transporter TrkA: protein MKIIILGAGQVGASVAENLVSEANDITLVDTSPDYLANLRERLEIRTVCGNAASPSVLREAGADDADLLIAVTQSDQTNLCACRIAKTLFNLPTRIARLRSTDYVDNPELLNDDNFAVDFSICPEQIVTDYIKRLIAFPEALQVLEFADGVVSLIGVRAFEGGPLVGHPLKALRFHLPNVEVRIAAIYRNGEPIIPEGDTVIVPGDEVFCLAATVHIRQVMRELRRTDRPMRRIMIAGGGNIGFRLARSIERDYHVKLLEVDKRRAEMLATQLSHALVLSGDTTDEKLLENEGIDETDLFVALTNDEEDNIMSASLAKRMGARRTLALINRKSYVDLVQGGPIDIAISPAHTSIGSLLAHVRRGDVVAVHSLRRGAAEALEIIAHGSPKDSKVVGRRIEEIPLPKGATIGAVVREEKRGDGKVIRRVVIIPHHDTLIEREDHVIVFCTHKNLVRKVEKLFQVGFTFL, encoded by the coding sequence GTGAAGATCATCATTCTCGGTGCCGGCCAGGTCGGCGCGTCGGTGGCGGAAAACCTCGTGTCGGAAGCCAACGACATCACCCTGGTCGATACCAGCCCGGACTATCTCGCCAACCTGCGCGAACGCCTCGAGATCCGCACGGTTTGCGGCAATGCCGCGTCGCCGTCGGTGCTGCGCGAGGCGGGGGCCGACGACGCCGACCTGCTGATCGCCGTCACCCAGTCGGACCAGACCAACCTCTGTGCCTGCCGCATCGCCAAGACGCTGTTCAACCTGCCGACGCGGATCGCACGCCTGCGTTCGACCGACTACGTCGACAATCCCGAGCTGCTCAACGACGACAATTTCGCGGTCGATTTCTCGATCTGCCCGGAGCAGATCGTCACCGACTACATCAAGCGCCTGATCGCCTTTCCCGAGGCGCTGCAGGTGCTGGAGTTCGCCGACGGCGTGGTCAGCCTGATCGGGGTGCGCGCCTTCGAGGGCGGACCGCTGGTCGGCCATCCGCTGAAGGCGCTGCGCTTCCATCTGCCCAACGTCGAGGTGCGTATCGCCGCCATCTACCGTAACGGCGAACCCATCATCCCGGAAGGCGACACCGTGATCGTCCCGGGCGACGAGGTGTTCTGCCTCGCCGCGACGGTCCATATCCGCCAGGTGATGCGCGAACTGCGCCGGACCGATCGGCCGATGCGCCGCATCATGATCGCCGGCGGCGGCAATATCGGCTTCCGTCTGGCGCGCTCGATAGAGCGCGACTACCACGTCAAGCTGCTCGAAGTGGACAAGCGCCGCGCCGAGATGCTCGCGACCCAGCTGTCGCATGCGCTGGTGCTCAGTGGCGACACCACCGACGAGAAGCTGCTCGAGAACGAAGGCATAGACGAGACCGACCTGTTCGTCGCCCTGACCAACGACGAGGAGGACAACATCATGTCCGCCTCGCTTGCCAAGCGCATGGGCGCACGCCGCACCCTGGCGCTGATCAATCGCAAGAGCTACGTGGATCTGGTGCAGGGCGGGCCGATCGACATCGCCATCTCGCCGGCGCACACCTCCATCGGTTCGCTGCTGGCACACGTGCGGCGCGGCGACGTGGTGGCGGTGCACAGCCTGCGGCGCGGTGCCGCCGAGGCGCTGGAGATCATCGCCCACGGTTCGCCCAAGGATTCCAAGGTGGTGGGCCGCCGCATCGAGGAGATCCCGCTGCCCAAGGGCGCGACCATAGGCGCGGTGGTGCGTGAGGAAAAGCGCGGCGACGGCAAGGTGATCCGTCGCGTCGTCATCATTCCGCACCACGACACCCTGATCGAGCGTGAAGACCACGTCATCGTCTTCTGCACGCACAAGAATCTGGTGCGCAAGGTCGAGAAGCTGTTCCAGGTCGGGTTCACCTTCCTCTGA
- a CDS encoding DUF4390 domain-containing protein — MTASSTPSFARSAKALRRWLLGACLWLSVAATYAAEEVAVRQAEIVSGDGGYVLNAEIDVELNPRLVDAIMHGVALYFVAELVVERPRWYWLNEIVVNRTLSYRLSYHAITRSYRLSVGSLHQNFDSLEGAVRTMQRIRNWQVARDEDLRAGVSHEVALRFRLDTALLPKPFQVTAIGSRDWNLGTDWQRWTFLPGAAASR, encoded by the coding sequence ATGACGGCTTCTTCTACTCCCTCCTTCGCAAGGTCGGCTAAGGCCTTGCGTCGCTGGCTGCTGGGCGCCTGCCTGTGGTTGAGTGTCGCTGCCACATATGCGGCCGAAGAGGTCGCTGTGCGGCAGGCGGAGATCGTTAGCGGCGACGGAGGTTACGTCCTCAACGCCGAGATCGATGTCGAGCTCAACCCGCGTCTGGTCGACGCGATCATGCACGGGGTGGCCCTGTACTTCGTCGCCGAACTGGTGGTCGAGCGTCCCCGCTGGTACTGGCTCAACGAAATCGTCGTCAACCGGACGCTCAGCTATCGTCTGTCCTACCACGCCATCACCCGCAGTTACCGTCTCTCCGTCGGCAGCCTGCATCAGAACTTCGACAGCCTGGAGGGGGCGGTGCGTACCATGCAGCGCATCCGCAACTGGCAGGTCGCGCGTGACGAGGATCTGCGTGCCGGGGTGTCGCATGAAGTCGCGCTGCGTTTCCGTCTCGACACTGCGCTGTTGCCCAAGCCGTTCCAGGTGACTGCGATTGGCAGTCGCGACTGGAATCTCGGCACCGACTGGCAGCGCTGGACCTTCCTGCCTGGAGCGGCCGCTTCACGATGA
- a CDS encoding sigma-54 dependent transcriptional regulator, whose translation MAKILIVDDEVGIRELLSEILRDEGHDIQLAENAAAARAARNAGRPDMVLLDIWMPDTDGITLLKEWSANGQLTMPVVMMSGHGTIDTAVEATRIGAIDYLEKPIALQKLLSAVKRGLQRPATVGTPSPLTLAAFSRSLPLRELKRRVEQIVDNSRVLLLRVAHGSLAELVARSVQAAGAPWLDLGSVSAPIDIGQLQALQGGVLFAGELARLSRAQQKNLAFVIDRLDRYDLRIVAATDRGVEALLAEGWDEALLTRLFEVSLAPPSIADVKDDLPELATQILLHLVEGGEVPLRHFSTAALNQLRTQAWPGGYAELRAAVKSLALGTLEDEIGIADVRRLLQPPVDSGGSGISLDQPLREAREAFERMYFEHHLRLESGNMTRLAEKTGLERTHLYRKLKQLGLQAGRRHEEA comes from the coding sequence ATGGCAAAAATACTCATCGTTGATGACGAAGTCGGTATCCGCGAACTGCTGTCCGAGATCCTGCGCGACGAAGGACACGACATCCAGCTCGCCGAGAATGCCGCCGCCGCCCGCGCGGCGCGCAATGCCGGACGGCCCGACATGGTGCTGCTCGACATCTGGATGCCGGACACCGATGGCATCACGCTGCTCAAGGAGTGGTCGGCCAACGGCCAGCTGACGATGCCCGTGGTGATGATGTCCGGCCATGGCACGATCGACACTGCGGTCGAGGCCACCCGCATCGGTGCGATCGACTATCTGGAAAAACCCATCGCCTTGCAGAAGCTGCTGTCGGCGGTCAAGCGCGGGCTGCAGCGGCCGGCCACGGTGGGGACGCCGTCGCCGTTGACGCTGGCCGCGTTCTCGCGCTCGCTGCCGCTGCGCGAGCTCAAGCGCCGTGTCGAGCAGATCGTCGACAACTCGCGCGTGCTGCTGCTGCGGGTGGCGCATGGCAGCCTGGCCGAGCTGGTCGCGCGTAGCGTGCAGGCGGCGGGCGCACCCTGGCTGGATCTGGGCAGCGTCAGCGCGCCCATCGACATCGGTCAGCTGCAGGCCCTGCAGGGCGGCGTACTGTTCGCCGGCGAGCTGGCCAGGCTGTCGCGTGCGCAGCAGAAGAATCTCGCCTTCGTCATCGATCGTCTCGATCGTTATGACCTTCGCATCGTCGCGGCAACCGACCGCGGCGTCGAGGCGCTGCTGGCCGAGGGCTGGGACGAGGCGCTGTTGACCCGCCTGTTCGAAGTCAGCCTCGCGCCGCCGTCGATCGCCGACGTCAAGGACGATTTGCCCGAACTGGCGACTCAGATCCTGTTGCACCTGGTCGAGGGGGGGGAGGTGCCGCTGCGCCATTTCTCCACCGCTGCACTCAATCAGCTGCGCACCCAGGCCTGGCCGGGTGGCTATGCCGAGCTGCGCGCGGCGGTGAAGTCGCTCGCGCTCGGCACGCTGGAGGACGAGATCGGCATCGCCGACGTCCGCCGCCTGTTACAGCCGCCGGTGGATTCGGGAGGGAGCGGGATCTCGCTCGACCAGCCCCTGCGTGAGGCGCGCGAAGCGTTCGAACGCATGTACTTCGAGCATCATCTGCGGCTGGAGAGCGGCAACATGACCCGCCTGGCAGAAAAGACCGGGCTGGAACGCACCCACCTCTACCGCAAGCTCAAGCAGCTCGGCCTGCAGGCCGGACGACGGCACGAAGAAGCGTGA
- the speE gene encoding polyamine aminopropyltransferase, whose product MTETRVADALGRTTELVLGGGRLLAKGRSPFQAFEVWETPEFGRLYSLDGHFMASEADEFHGHESLVHVAAIAHPSPRCALVIGGGDGASVRELLRHPSMERVVVVELDAAVVDLGRRYLASVQQGVFDDPRVDLRIGDGFDHVTRTASAASASYDLIIFDLTGADGPAAALHKESFFRLCHGCLNHGGALVVQLGSPFYQRAQVGALMAALSRVFRTPRPYLVDIPLYGGSWAMACAADDLDPRALDAAEVERRLVDRRMNTLRHYNGELHCAQFALPNVLRTALLAEMPAAANQTVST is encoded by the coding sequence ATGACCGAAACCCGTGTGGCTGATGCGTTAGGGCGAACAACGGAACTCGTCCTTGGGGGCGGGCGCCTGCTGGCGAAGGGGCGCTCGCCCTTCCAGGCTTTCGAAGTCTGGGAAACGCCGGAATTTGGCCGGCTCTATTCACTGGATGGCCATTTCATGGCTTCGGAGGCGGACGAGTTTCACGGTCATGAAAGCCTGGTCCATGTGGCTGCCATTGCTCACCCTTCGCCGCGGTGCGCTCTGGTGATAGGAGGGGGAGACGGCGCGTCCGTTCGCGAACTGCTGCGCCATCCTTCTATGGAGCGTGTTGTCGTGGTCGAGCTCGACGCCGCGGTCGTGGATCTCGGCAGGCGCTATCTGGCGAGTGTGCAGCAAGGCGTGTTCGACGATCCCCGGGTGGACCTGCGCATCGGTGACGGTTTCGACCACGTGACACGGACGGCTTCGGCTGCCAGTGCATCCTACGATCTGATCATCTTCGATCTGACTGGTGCCGATGGTCCGGCCGCAGCGTTGCACAAGGAGTCCTTCTTCCGGTTGTGCCACGGCTGTCTCAATCACGGCGGAGCGCTTGTGGTCCAGCTTGGATCTCCGTTCTATCAGCGCGCTCAGGTCGGCGCGCTGATGGCGGCGCTGTCGCGGGTCTTCCGCACGCCGAGACCTTACCTGGTCGATATCCCCTTGTATGGGGGTTCCTGGGCCATGGCCTGCGCCGCAGACGATCTCGATCCTCGTGCGCTGGACGCGGCGGAAGTCGAGCGGCGCCTGGTTGACCGCAGGATGAATACGCTGCGGCACTACAATGGCGAGCTCCATTGCGCGCAATTCGCGCTACCCAACGTACTGCGGACGGCGCTTCTCGCCGAGATGCCGGCCGCAGCCAACCAGACAGTCTCCACGTGA
- the mnmE gene encoding tRNA uridine-5-carboxymethylaminomethyl(34) synthesis GTPase MnmE, which translates to MQSLAPRPPEAIAAIATAPGRGGIGVVRVSGAALAEFARALTGRVPEPRVATFARFRDGSGQAIDEGILLYFPGPASFTGEDVIELQGHGGPVVMQMLLERCLALGARLAEPGEFTKRAFLNGKLDLAQAEGVADLIEASTAAAARSALRSLAGSFSEEVHRICDALIDLRMLVEATLDFPEEDVEFLEAGRAMPRLAAIRQQLESLLDRARQGALLRSGLNVVLVGRPNVGKSSLLNQLAGEERAIVTDIAGTTRDALRETIQIEGIPLHIIDTAGLRETTDAVERIGIERTWREIDRADVVLQLVSAVESGAADEIDADLMARMPSGVERVVVVNKIDLCDRAPERVDEGGQVRLYVSARAGAGLDLVRAELLRIAGWHAHGEDVILARERHLAALREGLARIAAAEAAAAVALELFAEELRLAQEALGEITGEFSADDLLGVIFSRFCIGK; encoded by the coding sequence GTGCAAAGTCTGGCGCCAAGGCCGCCTGAGGCGATTGCCGCGATCGCGACGGCGCCGGGCCGGGGAGGCATCGGCGTCGTTCGCGTCTCGGGCGCTGCCTTGGCGGAGTTTGCCCGCGCGCTGACCGGCCGGGTGCCGGAGCCAAGGGTCGCGACCTTTGCGCGCTTTCGCGATGGCAGCGGACAGGCGATCGACGAAGGCATTCTGCTTTATTTCCCCGGGCCGGCTTCCTTTACCGGCGAAGATGTCATTGAGCTGCAGGGCCACGGCGGGCCAGTGGTGATGCAGATGCTGCTCGAGCGCTGTTTGGCGCTCGGAGCCCGCCTCGCCGAGCCGGGGGAGTTCACCAAGCGTGCTTTTCTGAACGGCAAGCTCGATCTGGCTCAAGCGGAGGGGGTCGCCGACCTGATCGAAGCGTCGACAGCGGCCGCTGCCCGCTCCGCACTGCGCTCGCTGGCCGGCAGTTTTTCCGAAGAAGTTCATCGTATCTGCGACGCGCTGATCGACCTGCGCATGCTGGTCGAGGCCACGCTGGATTTTCCGGAAGAGGACGTCGAATTCCTGGAAGCGGGCAGGGCAATGCCGCGTCTGGCAGCGATACGTCAGCAACTCGAGAGCCTGCTCGATCGGGCGCGGCAGGGGGCGCTGCTGCGCAGCGGCCTCAACGTGGTGCTGGTGGGGCGGCCCAACGTCGGCAAGTCCAGCCTGCTCAATCAGTTGGCCGGCGAGGAGCGGGCGATCGTCACCGACATCGCCGGGACGACGCGCGATGCGCTGCGCGAGACGATACAGATCGAGGGCATTCCCCTTCATATCATCGACACGGCGGGCTTGAGGGAAACTACGGACGCGGTCGAGCGCATCGGGATTGAAAGAACCTGGCGCGAGATCGATCGAGCCGATGTGGTGCTACAGCTCGTTTCGGCGGTCGAGTCCGGGGCCGCGGACGAGATCGATGCCGACCTGATGGCGCGCATGCCGAGCGGTGTCGAGCGCGTCGTGGTGGTCAACAAGATCGATCTTTGCGATCGTGCGCCGGAGCGGGTCGATGAAGGTGGGCAGGTCAGGCTTTACGTATCCGCCCGAGCTGGCGCGGGATTGGATCTCGTGCGCGCCGAGCTGCTACGAATTGCCGGCTGGCACGCCCACGGAGAGGACGTGATCCTGGCGCGCGAGCGGCATCTGGCCGCTTTGCGCGAAGGGCTCGCTCGCATCGCAGCAGCGGAGGCAGCTGCTGCAGTCGCGCTCGAACTCTTTGCCGAGGAGTTGCGCCTTGCCCAGGAGGCGCTCGGGGAGATCACGGGTGAGTTCTCGGCCGACGATCTGCTCGGTGTGATCTTCTCCCGCTTCTGCATCGGCAAGTGA